In Nostoc edaphicum CCNP1411, the sequence AAAGGGACAAAATTTCCCGACTTGAATATTGAGATATTACCAGTATCTAAAGTAATAGATGCAATTATCGCCGCAATTCCCCATCAAGAACTGACAGCAGACGATTTAGAACCCGATGAAGATGAATAACCAATAGCCAGTCTAGGTATTAGGGGCTGGGTATTAGGCATTGTCCCTAGGATGAAGCGCCGGAGTTAGTCAATCCGATTTTACTCGATTGGATTTTGGAGCGATCGCAGCAAAATTAGAGGCATAATTTACATCGAGCTAACTCAAAATTTTTTATAACGCATCATAATTGACAATTGATTCTTCTGCTGAAATAAGTTAAAGAGAAAATAGATGCTAAAAATAGCATCTATCTTTCTTAAGACTAGTCCCTGATTCCAATGCATTAATAGAATATAGGAGACGGCTTAAACTCTCTCATAACTTGATTTATCCTGAGCGAGTTATGTGAGTTTTGTACTATCCCAATTAATTGCAAAGTTGAAATCAAGAGATTATACAGTCTTTAGGCTTTGCTAATTTAGATCAGAAGAAGAGGCGTCTATAGAAGCGAGGTCTATAGAAGCGATGCCTACGCAAAGGAACTATGTAAAAACCATATCTTCCCCCAGATAAAAGTTCCTGTTCTTCTGTGGATAACTCTACAAGTAAATCGTGTGTGATCATTTGATTTGACATGATTATTTGCCTCACTTTTGGATATAGGTTTTACACACCTGTCCATAAACAATTTAGGTGAGTAATACTTATGCTTTTACTTCTACATATTTTTTTTTAAAGATTCAACTATCCAAAAGTTATAAATTAATAAACTACATTTCTCTAGCAATTCTATTTGATTTATGAGAATTACAAATCGGAGATCCCTAATTTATTAAACAAGCAGAATATATTGTTGAATGCGTAATGATTAATTATAACTATTGTTAAAAATAGGTAGGCATCCATGATGACACAATATCTTCATGGATGCAAAATCACGGCTAAAGCCTTGTCTTGAGTTTTTCCCGGAAAAAATTTACTCGTTAAGTAGTCAAAACTACTTGCATCTGGAGCAATACGGTAACAGAAAGGTAAACACTAATCTTAGCAGTTTCCTTGCTTGTCTCTGGTCTGGTGATTTAGCGCCTTAACAAAACATAAGAAACTGCCAAACTATCTCAAAATCTGATTGATATTGAGCAAGTTATATGAGACTTATTCTGCACTAATTAATCTTTTCCTCCTCCGTTTTCTCCGTTGTTTTCATCCTTGGACTCAGGAAGTCCTCTAACAATGCCGAAAAGTTGAACAGGATACCTCTTTTCACCGTATCTTAAAACGCCCCTAGTTCTAATAAAGCCATTTTCCCCTCCAGATAGAAGCTGTTGTTCTTCTGTGGATAAGTCCACAAGTAAATCAGATTTCATGGTTTGAATCGACATAATTAATTACCTCACTTACTAATGTATAGATATTACAAACTATGCATCAACAATAGATTTCGTAATACCTATACTTTTATTTATAGCGAGAGTCTAAAAATATTAAACTATCCTAAAGTTAGAAAGATAAATAATAAATCTATAGCTTTTGATTTATGTTTAATCCTATCCCAGGTTGAATGATTTTTAATAATTAAACTACAAAATATCTAGTTTTTATTATGTGAACAATTTTACTTATTTATCAGTTTTTTAATGATTATCTTTTTTGGAGAGTTTTTTTCTTAATAGTTTTGTTTTAGCCTATAAAGTTTGATTGAAAAATCATTTGTTTATTTATATTAATATATATGTATATATAGCAAGAATAAATAATTTATGAGCAACAAAATCCCCGACTTATCAAAAAAGCCGGGGATCTGAGTTTGCAATTATCACAAATCAAATTTTAAATTCAAAAAGCTACAATTATGAAAATAGCTTATTTAAAATTTTACTTATATAATTCTGCCATCTATTTCCATCTGGGCTAAAAATTGGCAAGCCAAGTTTTATAGAAGAACCTATGGTAATCTGTGAAAAATTATATCTGGTGTTTTGTGAAGAGACATCAGCACCTCCCAGATTTAATGTGCTGTCTGCCGTGCTTTGGATATTAGTTTTCTGGAAGAAAAAATTCCCTTCACTTGGGTAATTTATACTTTGTCCAGCAGTTAGGCTTTGTTGTTCTTCTTCAGATAGATCCCTAAATAACTCAGGATTGTTGAATGTATAATCTTCAGACATGGTGTTATCTCCTCGCACTAAGCAAAATTTTCACAGTGATATAAACTTTAAATGCTCTCCTTGTTGAGATAAAAAAGTCTCTAAAGTCCCTTGTAGTTTCACCTCACCTTTCTCTAGTAGTACGATCCAATCAGCGCGATTGATGACGCTGGGACGATGGGTAATCAAAATTGTGGTTTTGTCTTTTCGGTATTCCAATAGCCGATCTAGCACGTGAGATTCACTTACCGGATCAAGTCCGGCAGTTGCTTCGTCTAAAATCAGTACAGGTGGATTAGTAAGGATGCCTCTAGCGATCGCTAATCGTTGTCTTTGTCCACCAGAAAGATTTGCCCCAAATTCCCCTAAAACAGTTTGATATTGATTGGGTAGTTGACTGATAAAGCCGTCTGCATCAGCAATTTGACAGGCTTTGACAATTTCCTCAAAGGAAATATAAGGCGTTCCTAAGCGGAAATTATCTAAAATCGAACGACTCCAAAAGTGAGGTTCTTGAGGGACATAAATTACTTGTTGTCGTAGGCAATCAAGAGAAAGGTCTTGGATGTTAAAAAAACCAATGCGGATATTACCAGAATTCGGTTGATATAAGCCTGCGATCAATTTTGCCAAAGTACTTTTACCACAACCTGACTCACCAATCAAAGCAATCACTTTCCCTCCAGGTAACTTGAGAGAAAAATTTTCGATTAAATCAACTCTGCCAGCGTGGTGAAATTGGAGGTGGGAACAACGAATATCTGCATTTTCAGAGATTTGTGCAGTCGGCCTTTGACCACTCCCAACTACTTCTGGTGTAGCATCAATAACTTCCAAAAGGCGAGAGATTGCTGTTTGAGAGTGAATATATTCATCCATTAAACCAACTAACGAGTTAATTAAAGCCAGGACGTTAACCTGTAAAATATTAAAAGCTAGCATTTGACCTATGCTTAATTCACCTTGAATTACCAGAATGCTCCCTAGCCCAAGGATGATGATGCCACCAATGCTGGAAATGAGTCTCGCAACAGTACCGTTAATAATTCCAATTTGGATAGTACTATAAGTGAGATTGGCTAGGCGACCAAAACGACTTTGAAGTTCATCCCAGAATTGGGGAGCGGCGTTTGTGGTTTTGACTACCTGTGCGCCCTTAAAGGTTTCTACTAAAACGCCTTGATTTTCTGACCCCAAGACCAAGAGACTGCGGGTCTTTTGCTGGAGAATGGGCAAGAAAGGCAGAGTAGATAGAGTCATTAAAAAGACAATGAAGATGACTACTAGTGTCAACCGCCAGCTATAAAACAGCATGAAGCTGAAAGAAACTACTGCAATGAAAAATTGACTTGGTAAAAGAACTACAATCTGTGATACCAATTGGTTGATTTCGTTGATATCTCGCAGTCGGCTGATGATTTCGCCACTGCGACGAGCTTCGTAGTAATTTAAAGGCAATTGGAGAATTTTTCGTCCAAACTCCAAGACTAGCCCTAATTGTAGTCGTTGACCAAAATGAGCAATCATGATGGATTGCAATGCTTGCAGACCACTGCTGAATAAGCTCATGACGATAACAGCCAGAACCACAACAGTGAGTAACTGGGTATCACCGCGCACAAGAACATCATCTGTCAGCAGTTGGATGAGGATTGGGCTACTGAGAGCGAGTACACCCAGGACAATGTTGATCATCAAGACTTGACTCAGCAATCCCCGATAAGGCAAGATCCGCATTAAAAAGCGCCCCAAGCCGGCTTTTGCTTTTTCTTTGGGCTGCTTAAAAAAGCGATCCGGATCTGGCTCTAGTAAGAGCATGACGCCATTCCAGGCTGCTGTTAACTCTTCTCGATTGATATAACGGATACCTACACCTGGATCGGCAATAAC encodes:
- a CDS encoding peptidase domain-containing ABC transporter; translation: MFDLFKFRKNYQCVSQLSEEDCGAACLASISKHYGHFLSINRSREAVGTGQLGTTLLGLKRGSENLGFNARAVKASPAIADRITEINLPAIIHWQGHHWVVLYDKRGKKYVIADPGVGIRYINREELTAAWNGVMLLLEPDPDRFFKQPKEKAKAGLGRFLMRILPYRGLLSQVLMINIVLGVLALSSPILIQLLTDDVLVRGDTQLLTVVVLAVIVMSLFSSGLQALQSIMIAHFGQRLQLGLVLEFGRKILQLPLNYYEARRSGEIISRLRDINEINQLVSQIVVLLPSQFFIAVVSFSFMLFYSWRLTLVVIFIVFLMTLSTLPFLPILQQKTRSLLVLGSENQGVLVETFKGAQVVKTTNAAPQFWDELQSRFGRLANLTYSTIQIGIINGTVARLISSIGGIIILGLGSILVIQGELSIGQMLAFNILQVNVLALINSLVGLMDEYIHSQTAISRLLEVIDATPEVVGSGQRPTAQISENADIRCSHLQFHHAGRVDLIENFSLKLPGGKVIALIGESGCGKSTLAKLIAGLYQPNSGNIRIGFFNIQDLSLDCLRQQVIYVPQEPHFWSRSILDNFRLGTPYISFEEIVKACQIADADGFISQLPNQYQTVLGEFGANLSGGQRQRLAIARGILTNPPVLILDEATAGLDPVSESHVLDRLLEYRKDKTTILITHRPSVINRADWIVLLEKGEVKLQGTLETFLSQQGEHLKFISL